A part of Paenarthrobacter sp. A20 genomic DNA contains:
- the wecB gene encoding non-hydrolyzing UDP-N-acetylglucosamine 2-epimerase — MPSIMPIFGTRPEAIKMAPIVHALHESAEFDCIVTVTGQHREMLDQVNELFGITPDHDLDILQPGQSLSDIMTRTITGLDKLFAEKKPDAVIVQGDTTTSTAGAIAAFYHGIPVVHVEAGLRSGNLYSPFPEEANRKITSQITALHLAPTSTSRANLLAEGVPAKDIVVTGNSVIDALFTTVDKKIPFTDPQLEELAASGRKILLVTTHRRENQGDAMRGVGRALARIADAEPNLVIVLPAHKNPVVREAVLPALDGKPNVIVTEPLAYGEFTRMLSMAHIVLTDSGGVQEEAPSLGKPVLVMRENTERPEAVVAGTVTLIGTDEEKIVTEVDRLLNDPLHFDAMANAVNPYGDGRASERTVAAIAELLGVGQRIDEFGMTVSV; from the coding sequence GTGCCCAGCATCATGCCCATTTTTGGTACCCGTCCGGAAGCCATCAAGATGGCTCCCATTGTCCACGCACTCCACGAATCGGCAGAGTTCGATTGCATCGTCACGGTCACTGGTCAGCACCGTGAAATGTTGGACCAGGTCAACGAATTGTTCGGCATCACGCCCGACCACGATCTCGACATCCTCCAGCCCGGTCAGTCCCTCTCTGACATCATGACCCGCACCATCACCGGTCTTGACAAGCTCTTCGCCGAAAAGAAGCCTGACGCTGTCATCGTTCAGGGTGACACGACGACTTCAACGGCTGGCGCCATCGCAGCTTTCTATCACGGCATCCCCGTAGTCCACGTCGAAGCTGGACTCCGCAGTGGCAATTTGTACTCTCCCTTCCCTGAAGAAGCCAACCGCAAGATCACCAGCCAGATCACGGCGCTCCACTTGGCTCCGACGTCGACCAGTCGAGCAAACCTTCTCGCTGAAGGTGTGCCTGCTAAGGACATCGTCGTCACAGGTAACTCTGTTATTGACGCATTGTTCACCACGGTAGACAAGAAGATTCCCTTTACTGACCCCCAGTTGGAGGAACTTGCGGCCAGTGGCCGAAAGATTCTCTTGGTCACGACACACCGCCGCGAAAACCAAGGCGACGCCATGCGCGGCGTTGGCCGTGCGCTTGCCCGAATTGCCGACGCCGAGCCGAACCTCGTCATCGTCCTGCCGGCTCATAAGAATCCGGTCGTGAGGGAAGCCGTTCTGCCCGCGCTGGATGGCAAGCCGAACGTGATCGTGACCGAACCACTGGCTTACGGAGAATTCACTCGAATGCTCTCAATGGCCCACATCGTCCTCACGGACTCCGGTGGAGTCCAGGAGGAGGCTCCCAGCCTTGGCAAGCCCGTGCTTGTGATGCGCGAAAACACTGAGCGTCCTGAGGCCGTTGTTGCCGGCACGGTTACCCTCATCGGCACTGACGAGGAAAAGATTGTTACAGAAGTTGACCGCCTGCTGAACGACCCGCTTCACTTTGACGCAATGGCCAACGCGGTGAACCCGTATGGTGACGGCCGCGCTTCGGAACGCACTGTCGCCGCTATCGCTGAGCTCCTCGGAGTTGGCCAGCGAATCGATGAATTCGGCATGACAGTTTCCGTCTAA
- a CDS encoding glycosyltransferase — translation MNSSDVHLGLFNLVNNSFGLEISYALPDSTSDLPSVGVVLDEFSTQCFAPEARLWPISTRDYSEALERLRPDIMLIESAWNGNDGDWAYHITGPSGPRPAFHALIQACRQQGIPTVFWNKEDPPHFEEFLPAAKEFDVILTSEESLIEAYSSAAGHGNVATLPFAAQPRIHKPLRDSQANVGNIAFAGQYFAHKFPERREQMDLLFPPSAELGLSIYSRALGGDPNYAFPESYAQFVVGSLPYEAMVRAYGHHKVFLNVNSVPQSKSMCARRIFELSSSKTAVVSVESEAISGAYAADEVFTVRTQQEAKEVLGRLVGDDVFRERATHKAWRRTLQEHTYAHRMQQIYSMAGLEWRVAHEDVTAVLVTSSLASLDRLISQAKEQTVELANLVVVCRIGPEDSQIRGVLQRRGLSDATIILRTPQDIENFQPETTFMAVLSEAFDYAPNYVGDLKLYTLHDAQPRITGKAVTASSKKADSDYIGDSWPEDTEGFSVLSGAWISPASAAWKPLLVQEALAPGSVYESSELVAIADRFNVREASTSSDPSWTV, via the coding sequence ATGAACTCGAGCGACGTCCACCTTGGCCTGTTTAATCTTGTTAATAACTCCTTTGGCCTGGAGATTTCCTACGCCTTACCTGATTCCACAAGTGACCTCCCTTCGGTTGGCGTGGTGCTGGACGAATTCTCCACTCAGTGTTTCGCTCCGGAAGCACGCCTCTGGCCGATCTCTACTAGGGACTACTCCGAAGCGCTGGAGCGTCTTCGCCCGGACATCATGCTGATCGAATCGGCTTGGAATGGAAATGACGGCGACTGGGCCTACCACATCACTGGTCCGAGCGGCCCTAGGCCTGCTTTCCACGCGTTGATACAAGCCTGCCGTCAGCAGGGAATTCCTACCGTCTTCTGGAACAAAGAGGATCCGCCCCACTTTGAGGAATTCCTGCCTGCAGCAAAGGAGTTCGATGTTATCCTCACATCAGAGGAGTCATTGATCGAGGCGTACTCTTCCGCTGCGGGCCACGGAAACGTGGCAACATTACCTTTTGCCGCGCAGCCTCGCATTCATAAGCCTCTGCGTGATTCTCAGGCTAATGTTGGGAATATAGCTTTCGCTGGCCAGTACTTTGCACACAAATTCCCGGAGCGCCGGGAACAAATGGATCTCTTGTTTCCCCCATCGGCGGAACTTGGCTTGTCCATATATTCTCGGGCGCTGGGCGGCGATCCAAATTACGCTTTCCCAGAGTCCTATGCCCAGTTCGTGGTGGGATCCCTGCCCTATGAGGCAATGGTTCGGGCCTACGGTCACCACAAGGTCTTCCTTAACGTCAATTCCGTCCCGCAGTCTAAGAGCATGTGTGCGCGCCGAATCTTTGAGCTCAGCAGCAGCAAGACGGCCGTGGTCAGCGTTGAGTCAGAGGCCATTTCTGGGGCTTATGCCGCCGACGAAGTCTTCACCGTCCGGACTCAGCAAGAGGCAAAAGAAGTTCTCGGGCGTCTAGTGGGTGACGACGTATTCCGCGAGCGGGCGACCCACAAGGCATGGCGTAGGACCCTGCAGGAGCACACCTACGCCCACAGAATGCAGCAGATCTACTCCATGGCAGGGCTTGAGTGGAGGGTCGCCCATGAGGACGTCACCGCTGTTTTGGTTACATCTTCGCTGGCATCCTTGGACAGGCTTATCAGCCAAGCAAAAGAACAGACTGTAGAGCTGGCAAACCTCGTTGTGGTCTGCCGGATTGGTCCAGAGGACAGCCAAATTCGGGGTGTTTTGCAGCGCAGAGGACTTTCTGATGCGACTATCATTCTGCGGACTCCGCAAGATATCGAGAACTTCCAGCCGGAAACCACGTTCATGGCAGTTCTCTCTGAAGCCTTTGATTACGCCCCCAACTACGTCGGTGACTTGAAGCTATACACACTTCACGACGCTCAGCCGCGCATCACAGGCAAAGCCGTTACCGCTAGTTCAAAGAAAGCCGATAGCGACTATATCGGTGATAGTTGGCCAGAAGACACTGAGGGCTTCAGCGTTCTCTCTGGTGCATGGATTTCACCTGCATCTGCCGCTTGGAAGCCGCTGTTGGTGCAGGAAGCCTTGGCACCTGGCTCTGTGTATGAGTCTTCGGAACTGGTCGCTATTGCGGATCGGTTCAACGTTCGTGAGGCATCTACCAGTTCAGATCCGTCCTGGACGGTTTAG
- a CDS encoding glycosyltransferase translates to MKIALFDGIVETHVASSLERALVAAGHTVLNTGKVGHGYKFATGPGQLHVLNATLDKVIDFRPDVIFVFRPASLPMPLLERAKRTGARLVAWLSDDPVLWDLSYGPVVESYDVVLHCGTARVLDFYESMFGRPTGVNFPFWTDQTAFPYVFGSQPRESDAMFLGNVHDEVRRTRYFDLGSLSSSIRIHGNVGRDYYHIGGGFLDSDEEVVEAGARTALAINIPQYFRDHQGLETWFDGLDKLGFFQYPSRVIQYAAMGIPIVSVVPDAEDLASFPEIICVDSIAQLDSKIQSVLASPSLEDLSRSTHDRFLRNYSAAARVMALESVLSDDSWKGLDATERSLWFTQFDAIEAGRERAEPLGSGELPAARELIEISAPSPARSVAVLGVGFRRVTSTSSVAMRALQTLGHNVEALDLAKYKSVLVPDPNGEFKFVINAAKFIQSVKNLPELLIVSGLDCGITQAGRDQLLAAGVRLAVIGAEYPNSSEKVKRLASRVDYLGVLNETVAAGLVGDGFETVEYLPHLADRSFRMATERVRERQQRVVVAGKRRLHFTKQAAAFRDLADWPSIELFIEESPQEFNDLEALAAALKATVVVAPFDASIPGPLPSEALPFALASGSLVVVPRGVGTMNICPAGTASVSVREKGELAMKLARLASSNSSTSRILAAARATVLGPLNAEQRFNGLLERIFVDETIESATQQKASELPSVEQNPSWTLGHDQRSVAVTHERIKGKGTDLVATVAHGVSEESSGLYKLIVSVGGSTAYTEVLKQSPATRNLRIHVPKNQKSPEVSFAILPSSKSLKVRPGAFPSAEVSNLEWVAALENVNSLVTVSTSAWGSGNGTFSH, encoded by the coding sequence ATGAAAATTGCTTTATTTGATGGCATTGTCGAAACTCACGTTGCCAGCTCACTGGAGCGGGCGTTGGTGGCAGCTGGTCATACTGTGCTGAACACAGGCAAGGTCGGACACGGGTACAAGTTTGCCACTGGTCCGGGGCAACTGCATGTCCTCAACGCCACGTTGGACAAGGTCATCGACTTCCGTCCCGATGTGATCTTTGTGTTCCGACCAGCCAGTTTGCCCATGCCGTTGTTGGAGCGGGCTAAACGCACCGGTGCACGTTTGGTGGCATGGTTGTCCGATGACCCAGTACTGTGGGACCTCTCGTATGGTCCTGTCGTAGAAAGCTACGACGTCGTACTGCACTGCGGAACCGCCAGGGTCTTGGATTTCTACGAATCGATGTTCGGGCGACCGACGGGTGTGAACTTCCCATTCTGGACAGATCAAACTGCCTTTCCGTACGTCTTTGGTTCACAGCCAAGGGAATCGGACGCTATGTTCTTGGGCAATGTCCACGACGAAGTTCGCCGCACCAGGTACTTCGACCTCGGCTCGCTGTCGTCAAGTATCCGGATCCACGGCAACGTAGGGCGGGACTACTATCACATCGGTGGTGGCTTCCTGGATAGCGATGAGGAAGTAGTGGAGGCCGGTGCCAGAACTGCCCTTGCAATCAATATCCCTCAGTACTTCCGGGATCACCAAGGCCTTGAAACATGGTTTGACGGCCTGGACAAGCTCGGTTTCTTCCAGTATCCGAGCCGAGTTATCCAATACGCGGCAATGGGTATTCCGATTGTGTCTGTCGTACCAGACGCCGAAGACTTGGCATCGTTCCCTGAAATAATTTGCGTTGATTCGATTGCCCAGCTGGATTCCAAGATTCAGTCTGTGCTTGCATCTCCTTCACTGGAGGATTTGAGCCGATCGACACACGATCGGTTCCTTCGGAACTACTCTGCCGCTGCCCGCGTCATGGCATTGGAGTCCGTGCTTTCGGACGATTCCTGGAAGGGCCTGGATGCCACGGAGCGTAGTCTCTGGTTTACGCAGTTTGACGCTATCGAGGCTGGCCGCGAGCGAGCCGAGCCATTGGGTTCAGGGGAGCTCCCAGCCGCGCGGGAGCTCATTGAAATCAGTGCCCCTTCACCAGCGCGCTCTGTTGCCGTTCTTGGCGTCGGGTTCCGCAGAGTAACCTCAACATCGTCCGTGGCCATGCGTGCACTCCAAACACTTGGTCACAACGTGGAAGCGTTGGACCTTGCCAAATATAAGAGCGTCTTGGTACCGGACCCCAATGGTGAGTTCAAATTCGTCATCAACGCTGCAAAGTTTATTCAGTCCGTGAAGAACCTGCCCGAGCTTCTGATCGTTTCTGGTCTTGACTGTGGAATAACACAAGCGGGGAGAGATCAGCTTCTCGCTGCGGGTGTCAGGTTGGCAGTAATCGGTGCTGAGTATCCCAACAGCAGCGAGAAAGTTAAGCGCCTGGCGTCCAGAGTGGATTACCTAGGCGTCCTGAACGAAACCGTTGCCGCCGGGTTGGTGGGTGACGGTTTCGAGACTGTCGAGTACCTCCCACACCTTGCAGACCGTTCCTTCCGGATGGCAACGGAGCGAGTTCGCGAACGCCAACAACGCGTAGTAGTTGCAGGTAAGAGAAGGCTACATTTCACTAAGCAGGCTGCCGCGTTCCGCGACTTGGCCGATTGGCCTTCGATAGAGCTGTTCATTGAGGAATCACCACAGGAATTCAACGACCTTGAGGCCTTGGCCGCAGCCCTGAAAGCCACTGTTGTTGTCGCACCATTCGATGCCAGCATTCCTGGTCCCCTGCCTTCGGAGGCCCTGCCGTTTGCCCTGGCATCGGGTTCTTTGGTGGTAGTTCCCCGCGGTGTCGGCACCATGAATATTTGCCCCGCTGGTACAGCATCGGTGTCGGTGAGGGAGAAGGGCGAACTGGCGATGAAACTAGCCAGGCTTGCATCTTCCAATTCGAGCACCTCAAGAATTCTTGCTGCGGCCCGAGCAACGGTGTTGGGACCGTTGAATGCAGAACAAAGGTTCAACGGGCTCCTGGAGCGGATCTTCGTCGACGAAACAATTGAGTCCGCTACCCAACAAAAGGCGAGCGAACTTCCTTCCGTCGAGCAGAACCCTAGCTGGACCCTGGGTCATGACCAGAGATCCGTTGCAGTAACGCATGAACGTATCAAGGGCAAGGGCACGGATTTGGTGGCGACGGTTGCACACGGCGTCAGTGAGGAGTCATCGGGGCTTTACAAGCTCATAGTCAGTGTGGGCGGTTCCACCGCATACACAGAGGTGCTGAAGCAGTCTCCGGCAACGCGGAACTTGCGGATCCACGTTCCCAAGAACCAGAAGAGCCCTGAAGTATCCTTCGCGATTCTTCCATCTTCCAAGTCCTTGAAGGTCCGCCCGGGAGCATTTCCTTCGGCGGAGGTCAGCAATTTGGAGTGGGTGGCCGCCTTGGAGAATGTGAATTCGTTGGTGACCGTTTCCACGTCTGCCTGGGGCTCGGGGAACGGCACGTTCTCCCACTAG
- a CDS encoding ABC transporter ATP-binding protein, whose translation MSRLGRRPNTVTVRALYELSLVVERGESVGIIGRNGSGKSTLMKLISGQVRPSSGAVFASSTPIMLGVNAALMPDLSGHQNVVLGCLAMGMSRQEIDQKFASIVELCGLEDSIYLPMKSYSSGMASRLRFAIAASIDPEILLVDEALNTGDAQFGDRSKRRMDQLREQAGCVFLVSHSLDTITKMCTRVIWLDKGHLIMDGDPAETVKAYQDFTGQLAKGNNLSAAKIRDEARANLQMTEVLARSKMRRSRA comes from the coding sequence ATGAGCAGGTTGGGGCGTAGACCCAATACGGTCACTGTGCGCGCGCTCTACGAGCTCTCTCTCGTTGTTGAACGGGGCGAGTCCGTGGGAATCATTGGTCGGAACGGTTCCGGAAAGAGCACGCTGATGAAGCTCATCAGCGGACAGGTCAGACCATCTTCGGGCGCTGTCTTCGCTTCCAGTACGCCTATCATGTTGGGCGTCAACGCTGCTCTCATGCCTGACTTGTCCGGGCACCAGAACGTTGTGCTGGGCTGCCTTGCCATGGGGATGAGTCGGCAGGAAATCGACCAAAAGTTTGCGAGCATCGTCGAGCTATGCGGGCTGGAAGATTCCATTTATTTGCCGATGAAGTCGTATTCTTCCGGCATGGCCTCAAGGTTGCGCTTCGCAATTGCGGCGAGCATCGACCCGGAAATTCTACTTGTGGACGAGGCCCTGAACACCGGTGATGCCCAGTTTGGCGATCGCAGCAAGCGACGAATGGATCAACTTCGGGAACAGGCTGGCTGCGTCTTCCTGGTCAGCCACTCGCTGGACACCATCACCAAGATGTGTACTCGGGTTATCTGGTTGGATAAAGGCCACCTCATCATGGACGGTGATCCGGCTGAAACCGTCAAGGCCTACCAGGATTTCACCGGCCAACTGGCGAAGGGCAACAACTTGTCCGCTGCCAAAATTAGGGACGAAGCGCGTGCGAATCTCCAGATGACCGAAGTCTTGGCTAGAAGTAAGATGCGCAGGAGCCGGGCATGA
- the wecC gene encoding UDP-N-acetyl-D-mannosamine dehydrogenase: MNTINRVAVIGLGYIGLPTAAILATNGVEVIGVDVNQRTVDAVNAGQVPFVEPDLGVHVAGAVSQGNLSASTSTPQAEAYIVAVPTPFREDRSADLSYIESAARGIAPQLQGGELLILESTSPPGATEHMANYILNLRPDLSLDGADSKPAILVAHCPERVLPGRVMIELVTNDRIVGGMTAEAAETAKHLYAVFCQGEILTTDAVTAEMAKLVENSYRDVNIAFANELSVISDKLGIDVWELIRLANHHPRVNILQPGPGVGGHCIAVDPWFIVAAAPEESRLIRTAREVNDAKPEWVFQQVVASLESLPGTAEVSVLGLAFKANIDDLRESPAIEIAAHLAEALSDRRINVAEPHVEELPKQLAGRNNVELVSIEESVKRSDVVVVLVDHDDVKAISPELLAGKIVIDTRGALTLEPTPAAAAV; the protein is encoded by the coding sequence TTGAACACCATTAATCGCGTAGCCGTCATCGGATTGGGCTACATCGGGCTGCCAACTGCAGCCATCTTGGCAACAAATGGCGTCGAGGTCATCGGCGTTGACGTCAACCAGCGCACGGTGGACGCCGTCAATGCAGGTCAGGTTCCTTTCGTCGAGCCCGACCTGGGTGTGCACGTGGCGGGTGCGGTAAGCCAAGGCAACCTGAGTGCCAGCACCTCGACCCCGCAGGCAGAGGCCTACATCGTGGCAGTACCTACACCGTTTAGGGAAGACCGTTCGGCAGACTTGAGCTACATTGAGTCTGCTGCGCGCGGTATTGCACCCCAGCTGCAAGGAGGGGAGCTTCTGATTCTGGAATCCACTTCCCCTCCCGGCGCCACGGAACACATGGCCAACTACATCCTGAACCTGCGTCCGGATCTGAGCCTTGACGGTGCCGACTCGAAGCCCGCAATCCTGGTGGCCCACTGCCCCGAACGCGTACTGCCAGGACGAGTCATGATCGAACTCGTGACCAACGACAGGATTGTTGGAGGCATGACGGCCGAGGCGGCCGAAACTGCCAAACACCTCTACGCTGTGTTCTGCCAAGGCGAAATCCTCACCACCGATGCTGTTACAGCAGAAATGGCAAAGTTGGTAGAGAATTCCTACCGTGACGTCAATATTGCGTTCGCCAACGAGCTTTCCGTTATCAGCGATAAGCTCGGCATTGATGTCTGGGAGCTCATCCGTTTGGCTAACCACCACCCGCGTGTGAACATCCTGCAGCCGGGACCAGGCGTTGGCGGCCACTGCATTGCAGTTGACCCGTGGTTCATCGTTGCCGCTGCACCAGAAGAGTCCAGGCTCATTCGGACTGCCCGCGAAGTCAACGATGCAAAGCCGGAGTGGGTTTTCCAGCAGGTCGTTGCTTCACTGGAATCGCTTCCCGGCACCGCCGAGGTTTCGGTCCTGGGACTTGCCTTCAAGGCCAACATCGACGACCTCCGCGAATCGCCGGCAATTGAGATTGCAGCCCACTTGGCCGAAGCTCTGTCGGACCGCCGCATCAACGTCGCTGAACCCCACGTCGAGGAATTGCCCAAGCAGTTGGCTGGACGCAACAACGTTGAATTGGTATCGATCGAAGAGTCCGTGAAGCGTTCTGACGTAGTGGTTGTCTTGGTTGATCACGATGACGTCAAAGCGATATCGCCCGAACTCCTGGCCGGCAAAATTGTCATTGATACCCGGGGTGCCCTGACGCTTGAACCCACTCCAGCCGCGGCGGCAGTCTAG
- a CDS encoding glycosyltransferase translates to MVRNKDGRSLSFEPFEFPSSSPRRADLRVGVILDDFSARAFAYEWEIVALKKDTWLKDLQDKRIDFLFVESAWNGNGGSWKYQLTGTSGPKPEILGLLRWCRENDVPTVFWNKEDPPHFEDFLPAAREFDVVFTSDENKVPEYRKALGHDRISVLPFAAQPAIHNPVRPTEGRHARDVAFAGMYFAHKYPERREQMRLLLDGAIEGSEKLKTGLEIFSRQFGGEPNYQFPAPYDEHVVGSLDYDRMLTAYKAYKVFLNVNSVVDSPSMCARRIFEISASGTPVVTTESHALPRFFPDGEIHSVSTSEQAADVIKALIRSSELNDRSVHLAQRRIWAEHTYAHRAEQVLELAMPHRRRPIVANPVSALVSTIRPHQMEHVFRTIGAQRGVAVELVLLTHGFTPGKSEIRALQEKYDVMNLILLQEPETTSLGACLNACASAANHSVLTKMDDDDYYGPNYLADQLHALTYSGADVVGKLAHFMYIASRNAAVLRFDHMEHRFSHMVMGPTIMAHREVFERHPFDDINRGEDTEFLKAIIESGGKIYSSDRYNYYQHRGGSGHTWTASDDELLASGEIQFWGNPTEHVTL, encoded by the coding sequence ATGGTCCGTAACAAGGATGGTCGTTCGCTGTCTTTCGAGCCGTTTGAGTTTCCCTCTTCGTCTCCGCGCAGGGCAGATCTCAGAGTGGGCGTGATCTTGGATGATTTCTCCGCTCGAGCGTTCGCATATGAGTGGGAGATCGTTGCACTCAAGAAGGACACCTGGCTGAAGGATCTCCAGGATAAGCGCATTGACTTCCTATTTGTAGAGTCCGCCTGGAACGGCAACGGCGGGTCCTGGAAGTACCAGTTGACGGGCACTTCCGGGCCAAAGCCCGAAATCCTCGGTCTTTTGCGTTGGTGCCGTGAGAACGACGTACCAACGGTCTTTTGGAACAAGGAAGATCCACCACACTTCGAGGACTTCCTGCCAGCGGCCAGAGAGTTTGACGTCGTCTTCACCTCAGATGAGAACAAAGTTCCTGAGTATCGAAAAGCTCTAGGACATGACCGAATCTCGGTCCTTCCATTCGCTGCCCAGCCGGCCATTCACAATCCGGTTCGTCCGACGGAGGGTAGGCATGCCCGCGACGTAGCATTCGCTGGTATGTATTTTGCGCATAAATATCCAGAGCGTCGAGAACAGATGCGCTTGCTTCTTGACGGAGCCATCGAGGGTTCGGAAAAGCTGAAGACCGGATTGGAGATCTTCTCTCGCCAGTTTGGCGGGGAACCGAATTATCAGTTCCCGGCGCCCTATGACGAGCATGTCGTGGGGTCATTGGACTACGACCGGATGCTCACGGCCTATAAGGCCTACAAGGTATTCCTGAATGTAAACTCCGTTGTGGATTCTCCGAGCATGTGCGCCCGACGTATCTTCGAAATTTCCGCTTCTGGTACTCCTGTGGTGACGACAGAGAGCCATGCCCTTCCGCGGTTCTTCCCCGACGGCGAGATACACAGCGTATCGACGTCCGAACAAGCCGCAGATGTAATCAAGGCGCTCATACGTAGCTCGGAACTTAACGACCGATCTGTCCACCTGGCGCAGCGGCGGATATGGGCTGAGCACACGTATGCCCACCGCGCTGAGCAAGTCCTTGAACTCGCCATGCCGCACCGCCGGCGACCCATCGTTGCCAACCCTGTCAGCGCCCTTGTGTCCACCATTCGGCCCCATCAGATGGAACACGTTTTTAGGACAATTGGGGCACAACGTGGAGTCGCGGTCGAGCTGGTCCTCTTGACTCACGGTTTTACACCTGGCAAGAGTGAAATCCGTGCGCTGCAGGAGAAGTACGACGTGATGAACCTGATCCTTCTTCAGGAGCCGGAAACCACCAGTCTGGGAGCTTGCCTCAATGCTTGTGCCAGTGCGGCGAACCATTCCGTATTGACCAAGATGGACGACGACGACTATTACGGGCCGAACTATCTGGCGGACCAACTGCACGCGTTGACCTATTCCGGTGCCGACGTCGTTGGAAAGCTTGCCCATTTCATGTACATAGCCAGCCGAAACGCTGCAGTATTGAGATTTGACCATATGGAGCACCGGTTCAGCCACATGGTGATGGGCCCCACGATCATGGCCCATCGCGAAGTCTTCGAACGGCATCCTTTCGACGACATTAACCGCGGGGAAGACACAGAGTTTCTCAAGGCCATCATTGAGTCCGGGGGAAAGATCTATTCCTCAGACCGATATAACTACTACCAACACCGGGGCGGGTCGGGTCACACTTGGACCGCCTCCGACGATGAGCTCCTCGCCTCCGGGGAGATCCAGTTCTGGGGGAATCCCACAGAGCACGTCACTCTTTAG
- a CDS encoding ABC transporter permease, translated as MSAKKALLPEPAVVQPLAVDMRRLTRVGARPGFLDYLVQLWDFREFIYYDARARVQSGTRRDRLGSAWLLLNPIFNGLTYYVIFGLLLQTSGGIENYVGYLVIGIFIFQGTSGAITSGARSIHSNKSVVQAFNFPRATLPIGLNIREMMANVPLILAMLLIIVLIPPVEKITWLWVLIIPALLLQALFNLGVGLILARIISRVHDATHLLPFFMRAWMYGSAIFYSYERFVTHPELLAVLKMNPLFNVIDILRNCILYAQPPTWQSWATLAVWALGALVVGLVFFWQGEESYGRG; from the coding sequence ATGTCGGCGAAAAAGGCACTTTTGCCAGAGCCAGCAGTGGTGCAGCCGCTGGCTGTGGATATGCGGCGCTTGACGCGCGTCGGCGCGCGCCCTGGCTTCTTGGACTATCTTGTCCAGCTTTGGGACTTCCGGGAGTTTATTTACTACGACGCCCGAGCTAGAGTCCAGAGCGGTACTCGCCGTGACCGCTTGGGCAGCGCTTGGCTCCTACTCAACCCGATCTTCAACGGACTGACCTATTACGTGATCTTTGGGTTGCTGCTTCAAACAAGCGGTGGCATTGAGAATTATGTTGGCTACCTGGTTATCGGAATTTTTATCTTCCAAGGTACCTCTGGGGCCATCACCAGCGGCGCCAGGTCCATTCACAGCAATAAGTCCGTGGTTCAAGCGTTCAACTTCCCACGCGCTACGTTGCCCATTGGCCTGAATATCAGGGAAATGATGGCAAACGTACCCCTGATCCTGGCTATGCTCCTGATCATCGTGTTGATCCCGCCAGTGGAGAAGATTACCTGGCTGTGGGTGCTTATCATTCCGGCTCTGTTGCTCCAGGCGCTCTTCAACCTTGGTGTTGGGTTGATCTTGGCGCGCATCATCTCGCGGGTCCATGACGCAACGCATTTGCTGCCGTTCTTCATGCGTGCGTGGATGTACGGCTCCGCCATTTTCTACTCGTACGAGCGCTTCGTAACGCATCCGGAATTGCTGGCTGTTTTGAAGATGAATCCGCTCTTCAACGTCATTGACATCCTTCGCAATTGCATTCTCTATGCCCAGCCTCCTACCTGGCAATCTTGGGCAACCCTCGCAGTCTGGGCGCTGGGCGCGCTTGTGGTCGGACTCGTCTTCTTCTGGCAAGGGGAGGAATCCTATGGTCGCGGCTGA